In Mugil cephalus isolate CIBA_MC_2020 chromosome 7, CIBA_Mcephalus_1.1, whole genome shotgun sequence, the sequence ttaatagaaaaagaataaaaacattaagtgaatgtgatgttagAATAAATAGAATTAACTCACACTATGTTTTATTactatcatcagcataaagtatttaaacatttgaacatgactgacacaaacttgtatattgatgagttttattagtgattaaagtctgtgctcttaaatgtgtaatattcaatacatgttgtaatcactgaaatgacaaacgtACAACTGGAAACAGAATTCAGGGatttgaaaattatttatttatttattttattgaaaatgttacaaagacatgaaacaaattaagaaaagttgctttaatttcatgtcacagctaattaggttaattagaaataaatggtggtggaggagagaggcttcATGACTCTGTGAACGACTTTTGGACCAAATAATATTTCTCAATGTGAAgctgaaaataatttgtgtatttcatggtCTACAGTtcataatatcataaaataaaaagcagtgttgAATGTTGGTGATCTTCATTAACTTACACATTTGTGAACGAACCATTAACACTGAACCTTATGTAGaggttttggagaaacaaataTGGCTATACAGATGACGTCTTATTCTGAAAGGCCTttctaattaataaaataaaatgaaataaaataaaataaaataggacaATATTTCACGTTGTAAACTACAATAACTCTAATTGATAAAAGACGACGTATTGAAAGACAGTCGACATGTTTCCTAACTTCtttgaaacaaatggaaaatgagcaaataatgtcatttgataaaataatataatcctttatttattccaccgtGGGGAAATTTGCAACGTTGCAGCAGTAGATAGTTTgaggacagagcacagagaaaatataaagaagtaataaaatattaaatgaatacaCATAATTATTAACTTAAATGCAATAGAAAAACCTATttacgtatgtatgtatgtatgtatattatatatgaaaGAATAAATGATATACAAACACAAGTTGTTCCAAATGTATTAAGGATattccagtttgtgttgtgattgtccagtgtgtgtttgttctactgGGAGCAGGTTTGATTATACAACTGATGATTGATCAACTACTGTAttctgttctgatttatttatttatttcatgtagcatcagttattttagaaacagaaatttacatgaagacaaattataatatatactgaatatgtacactgatcagccataacattatgaccattgaagTGGTTAGACGACTGGgttcagagcatctccagaactgcagctcttgtggggtttTCCTGGTCTAAAGtgatcagtatctatcaaaagtggtctaaggaaggacaagaaccagagacagggtGGTCATGGGCAGCAGAGGATCATTGACCTTTGTGGTCCGATCCAACAgacgagctactgtagctcagactgctggaaacattaatgctggttgatgtttgttgtgtatttgatGAGTAGTTTATTGATCAGAGTCCATGTAGTTTCCAGGATCAGGCTGAATCCAGACCAGTGCTGtaagctgctgttgactgtgtcaatgtgtgtgtgctgtcaaacttcagatgagcaggtagtgaagcccgtggtgagcgtgtacccagcagcatccagacccAACCAGGAGGGGAAGACTccctgctgtgtctggcctcatccatgtttcctcctgtggtccagttctcctggaaaagacagaagaagggcggctctctggaggatctgacctctgctcagggagatcagctggagctcagagagtcagGACGCAGAGCCTCCATCAGACTGGTGAATAGAGATGATctgtacacatataaatacatctgCTCCGTCAAGCACGAGGGAGGCATAGTGGAGGACACactggaagaaagagaggaggacagagtggaggcccaagcactacaaggtaatgaaggcttggtgactgtgtccagcagtggttcagcttcatgtggagacgctgtcaaagagatcagaggagcagaggactgacatttgtcactgcagctccaaacatttgactccttttctgtttcaggggttccagctccagcagcctcctgtcctccagagagagagccagcagacctggcagctctgcagcaacatcactgtaagatcacctgctgcctctctgcatgGACAGCTCCAATGTCCAATGAGGACACTAGAACAACTTTACAGGATCAATCTGACCCTTTCACTaattcatatctgtgtgtgtgtgtgtgtgtgtgtgtgtgtgtgtgtgtgtgtgtgtgtgtgtgtgtgtgtgtgtgtgtgtcagtgtccttccagtctcagtgcagggtgaagctgctctgtctgctgtacacagtgctgatagtgaagagtctggtgtactgctgtggactctctctgctgacgagcctcacaaacaagggaccgtccaccagctccacacatgctgactgactgttttctgctcctcttttctctccatcacatctcatcacttcatctcattcatcactttcatcagttttcagtaaatgttgttgaaatgttcttctttgtgatctgtatctgttcattcacgtgttgattgtcgtcctgtaaatagaaacgcatatattcacatagaaaTCTGCTCTTATGACATGTTCATTCTCTAGTCGCCTTGttcatttccacttttaactgtgacttgtataataatgaaaatgaagctgaatcatcatcagtttccagctgtttcttctgctcttgtgtttcttctttctaataaatgcaaactccaccaggctgctcttGTGTTTTACTGGATCAcactcaataaacacatttttattctttaatgtGTCTTAATAAAGCAAGTCAAATACTTTAGCTCGTATATTAGTGACTGTTGGATGTGATGTTTATGAACCctgtgaatgaagcacagactgcactgataaaaaaatgaagcttgaatttaattttacatcAGAAATGTGGGTCTGTGTGGTTTATAAGTTGAACTCATGGTGAATTACAACTGATTGGGACATTCAGACTCTTTTGTCAACTATAACtcatggaaataatgagacttgaggtgaaccaacatggacgcctgcttcacaacaacagcatgacttgtttatatcgtgggtttgtgtctctgtctcagtgacgTTTGTGTTCGGTTCTGATTAATGATAAAGAACAGGAAGCATCATTGTTTCATATAGAAGTTGAAAATCTTCTCATTGGATCAATTTAAACTCTTTGCAGGCagagttcaacttctttaaagttatattcatcagagaggagaaatttatgagaggaggaaagattttaaacacaacaataaaataattagtttcatttaattggaaaaacaatttaacatgAAAAGAGCTGGTTCTAATTTTTAATGATGAACATAAATGAGTTTCTTGTCTCTCAGTtgaagaacacaggtgcttcctttaaagattctttaaccagagctggtggttgaaactgtcattaaagtgaaaagccacagctaacggtgtggaggctgcagagcacaaacccacacagcccgtctgctgcaggaaggaagtctgattggctgtcagcagtttgttttctgtcctaataaccactgagaacagattcatatctgcttctgtacacactcactgcctcccctccctttctcttgtttactgtaaaccttttttcctctgagcctccacccacacagagttGAAGTGAGTCCAAGCTCATGTCCTGGTAACATATTCAGGGAGGTTCTGGTGATGCTGTTTCATCTTATGCATGGAACATGCAAATTTATACAGGGAAGCcggaaggaggagctgctgaaagaaaCCAGGGGAAACGAGTTGTGATAGATATGTCACAAGGCCTCAGTGGCCACAACATTacctttgacattttttcttttttacatcgTACAGCCTGGGACAGTTGCTTCTCAAAAGAAAGTTGACAATGGTTGGAACAGTCCAGAAAAATAGGACAGAGCTTCCACCTGAGGttcaaactgtgaagaaaaggCCAGTCCATTCTCCACCTTCATGTTCACAGCCAACACTGCCCTGGAATCTTACATAccaaaaaaaggacaaaatgcgGTGCTCATGAGCACTCTACACAGGGATGGAGTAATAAGTAGTAGGGTGGACCATAAGTCAGAGGTCAAACTTGACTACAATGCTTACATTATGACAAAAACAGCAGTCACGCTTCCATTGTTAATGGTGCTCTAGTAGAGACTGATTGCAATCATTAAACATGAACGTTATCTCAATTGTTCGAAATTGAAATGAAGACAATATATGTTAGTGGTTTATGAAGTAAAATTTAACATTAGAATTGTTTTTAACACCCCAAATATGTCCCGAGTCAATTTGACCTGAGGGATACCAGAGGGTCCTAAAAGTGAAGAGCATACAAGggttaattaaatgtgattttattgatcagacacctctgtgattaatgagtgattaggatttatccactaacaggtccagttagaggaccatgaactttcagtgttcagctctcaaacagTTCAATTTCCAGTGATgctctgacctgctgctaatgCGAATGCTGATATAAATttggtgtggtttattttaattgacaaagagcaaacaaacagcagtggctTCTGTTGCCTCTCACcctgataacaacaacaaaaaaaagaaacataaccCTTCTCAGAGCCTAGCACACATGTCCCATTCTTCctttatatataaactgtccaaataaacatgaataaattggTATTATCgtcactttaaaaataaacatgttttgttgacGTTTAACgtagcattttaaacatttactgccGTCTACTGACCAAAGGGAGGAACTGCAACACTGCATAAAGTAGATATACAGTCAATAGTGAGACGTGATAGTACAAAATTCACTTCCTCTATGGACTTAAATAAAGACTAACTGCACAGACAAGTATATCATAAATACAATACAGTGTACAATGTATTCCAGAATCATGCTTTACAGTATATTTCATACATGTCTGTTTACATATTTCATCCAAATAATTACTACTATAAATGtcacatacacattttattttaattacagcaaatgtttttcattggcaattaacaataaaagcatcatctataaataataacataatattttaatttgatgtattttagcttttaaacTTATGGAAAGTGGTGAAAagatatttaataatatttcccagaatgctttACTTTATTCAAGTATTCAAAATGGTTGCCAAGCTGTTTCCAAGCCTCTCCACTGACAAAATTGATGGTCAGAGCTAGTGTCAATTTCGtgtaatttgttcattttcaaataaatgtggcAAATTATTCCTGTTACTTGGCTATAAGGAATTTATCTGGATTGACATTAATTTAATTCCACTTCCTGTAATTCCAATTTAACGTCCTGTTGGAGGTGAAGGCAGTTCAATTCAAATACAAATTCttcaaatgaataatttatttatttatttatttttaattctgaatTCAGAATTTTGCACAGGCCCGAAGTGAGTTATTGCGTCATTGTCCCATTGAAGGCCTTTCATTATGGACGGGGTTTTACTATTTGATAACAGATCAATCTCTGTTTTGGCATTACAGATGTTGGTGTATTATTGCAGTAAGTCTTTGCTGAAATGACTTGGTTTCAAGTGAAGTGGCTGTGTGAGTTCGTCCCTATTTTTCCATTAAGGGGATTGACTTTCACTTTGATTGATTTACTCGGTGGAAAGGTTTTGGCTACACCTGAAGTGACGCTGATTCACATTAGAAAGCCTGCAAATAAGCTTGCATGGAAGTTTCCAACAGTTCCTTTTATTACCTGATTCTAGTGTCACTCTATTCTTCAGAAGTTGCAGAGACAagttcaaagacagtttcttgcTTAGAGTAACTGCCTTTATCTTGTGAACTGAGCAAAAAGGTGATGGTAGTTTAGCTTGTTTACTTGAAGCAGATGGTTTCAATCTTTGACAAAAGATTAATTTGGGAGGGGCTGCTTCcttgtgtgtatatgtctggCATACGGAGGAgtttagaggagctgtccagtgctgaagttacctctccCTGTGAGAGCTTGGCCATAGAGAGGGGTTCAGAGGAACTGAGTCAGCTCAATGACAAAACAAGGACTGCACCAAGGACACCTATCCCTCTGCCTCTACTTTAGCACAAGCTTGGTCTGGACATTGATGGCGATTTGCTTCATGAGCACAATGTTTAACTGAGAGCACCATATCATTAACAGATAATGGCCCAGAGTTTACTTTCTCAGAACTGTCCTTTTTTCTGGAACAGCAATATATACAACACATCAAGACCATGATCTACCATCCATAAGGAAAGTAGAGAGGCTGAATAGTGTGGTATCCTTactgctcagagagagaaatctcCATGTCAAGCTCATATCACTAAGTTCCTGCAAGTCTATAAAGCTTCAACACATGCAGCCATGGCGATATCACCCTTCCAGCTTAAGTATGGCAGAAAGATGGGAACTAAACTCTGCTTTAGACCATGAATTGAGAGGCAGAGTCAAAAAGAAACAggtacacatgaaaacatgaaccGACACCAAGACACATGTCAAAACTCCTAAGCTACACCCAGGAAGCCTTGTAAAGTCTGTACATGTCAAGAaaggaacacacacaataaacaaccatttgcactcacactcacacagctaGTAAattttagagtcaccaattagcctaaagTTTACGTTTAAATGcgcgtaaaaaaaaacaaaacaaattattgccttaatccgactttaactggacaacttaagtgcatgtaaacacgttactctgattaaaattggagttctcccTATCAATATTCTCCGActtgtatacgccttaatcagacttttggATAATGGATGTGCACATGGGCCACAACCGCAGCGCTGGtatatgaccctggaacaagaacatccaagaaagacggacgcagaagaaggtaaacagagctggtaggaGAActacctgagggatagcgccatcttatctgcaccataagaaacacacacattacatacgacattaaaaaagctgaattattatccatctggttgtggTTTGAAATCCCGGgcctgacacatgaacgactctggtttattatatgatgtaataggtcaactggaaaatgGGTGGTATTAACCCCAGAAAATACACATACCGCCACCTAGTGGTagtggaggacatgttcccgtcagttgtCCAATTTTCTCTGTTACTTGTAAACTGTGTTTACCCCAATCCACTGTACCGCCCAACAACACTACTAActagtttttaaaaacaaaccacgtCCATCTGGTGTCCACAATAAGGTTCCAACAGAGGGGGAGAGTTAACATTTAGTTCCACTGTCTGTAAAGTCTCTCAATCTTTATAGAGATCATATGATGTTTAACTGAAGACTACATGTATTCACTctgacacaatatttaaatcactGATGTTatagaaagatttttttttctattagtgTCGTTGTCTTCTCTATACAGTAAACAATTTAAAGTCTGCACCACAATAACTAACATATCGAGTAGGAACGAAAACAGTGAGgcactgtttaaaaataaaagatctaCAGTATGTGAATTTTGAAATGCTTGATTTATGTTCTTTCAATAAAGACAGTACGGTGTAAGGGATCGGTGATGCGTCcacatgggttttctccggtACTCCgatttcctcccacctccaaagacttgctcgttaggctgattggtgactctaaattgaccttaggtgtgcgtgtgtatatgtataatgtgtgaaTGCCTATGTGCCAATGTGGTTGGACTGGGGgttgaaaataattaagatgaACTCAACACATCTGGCACTTTAGATTTTAGAATCAGGCAGGAAGAGAAATATGacttttaaacaaattaatgcattttaatgcttTAAATATGATCAACAATGaaattgttggaactgaaaaacaatgaaaatgatatatttgattattttattcacaaaaacatacaaataattCGATCTCTtagtaaaatatattaataaagaaGAGCATCAttgaaacacaagaaaaacaaaatgggtCAGTTTTCACATGACATGATGTTACATGATGTTAcaacataaaaatcacattaaaacatgattcaatttcagtgacaccttttcttgtttcttgttgtggcAGTGATGCTCTGAAATGTCCCTGTTATATTGTTTTCATGATATACTTCTTTGTGCggttactttttatctttaaagtacatactgacagtacatttcatgctatcacctctaaccactgattgtatatttacagtctatggtataagTCCAACACCTGTGTGTCtactgtagtaaatccaaatttaatcctgaaaccagttttaaaccactttttttctgctgattcagTCATTAACTGCTGCCCTGAAAAACCTTCACATGGAACATAACCTTCTTCTCTCCATAGAACATGTATTAAGCAGACATATCTGCTGAATATCATGAAAGTAGAGATCCAgtatgaaaagaaggaggaatgaaatgatttgtggaggatgagattttcattttctttcttcctttcattgatcaaactcatctttggagtttttctttgaatgatgaagctgcagatgtgaacagctacagtggtaatgaacaagcagctggctccataatgactctgtttgtccagaacatggtggatgttctgcatccagagctcagagctgttttaCTGAACCACTGTGAGTCATTTGTGTCTGAATGCCTTTGTATTTCCAGTGACTCACCACAGGgtggcgctgcttctctttgcttcttcatttcagcctcaggcaccaacaaaatgatcagagctgatcaggtctgtatttatcaaacatgtcagagcaggaaatctcttctaactgaccagaatctctcagagtcactgagctttgattctgcttttaggagttgaagtcaaacatttgattttctgctttcacttgtcaaattcctcctgtatgtcctgagagatattaaagctgcacattgatgttacatattacacagtaaacctgctctgtggaggatttttaatggtttcatctcttaaaacgctcttcaacaacagagaacagtctgtgttactaaattcaccaccaacctgaatgtgtttgtgggaacatgaatgtttttgagtctttctgcatcatgtgacccagatgtttttcatctgctttcagattcaaatcaagaccatgaaaggatacagcagcttgatctgagctgtcaatcatcagcagccgtctcatctgtgggctgcaggggctgatgggagctttgaggacctgctagaaaccacgtggccttgtctcatgtcacagctcgtccttgttgggcctcagctgcttcagagctccacttctccccaggttcaccagaggatacaccaccacacaaaatgcttttcctcccagctgctgctctgtgctgtctgtgttcaggtgagtgtttccaacaaactccacctttaacaaacactgtctcactaacttttcatctatctgtctgtgtctctacagccctggttgccatggcaagcagatctgacccaggaccagttaacattgaccaggagagttggtcaaacagtctccttcagatgtggaACTGACCAGTGTAGTGGTAGCTATATAAtactggtaccagaagaaagaaaaagaaacattcaaacGGATTCTTTATATTGATAAAAGCAATGGTCGAATTTATAAAGGTTACGGTCATCCTCAGAGAGATGATTTCTCATCTGTGAATAATCAGAACAGTTGGGAGTTGGAGAtcaagaaagttaaagtcgatcattcagcctcctactactgctcctgtgggtacccacagtgagaaatgatgtgagaagcctgaacaaaaaccaacagatgaacagatgtc encodes:
- the LOC125010609 gene encoding uncharacterized protein LOC125010609 is translated as MEEKSGGGKVEAPNPYKVMKVFGDFFVPQWFASWETLFKGIRGPNSAASCPPERSPQTRHPAGKTLGSEARGERVPSSIQTQPGGEDSLLCLASSMFPPVVQFSWKRQKKGGSLEDLTSAQGDQLELRESGRRASIRLVNRDDLYTYKYICSVKHEGGIVEDTLEEREEDRVEAQALQGVPAPAASCPPEREPADLAALQQHHCKITCCLSAWTAPMSNEDTRTTLQDQSDPFTNSYLCVCVLTFVFGSD